From the Quercus lobata isolate SW786 chromosome 6, ValleyOak3.0 Primary Assembly, whole genome shotgun sequence genome, one window contains:
- the LOC115950092 gene encoding uncharacterized protein LOC115950092, with the protein MDAMSRALRGAARSPFSSEIEQTLMPSQFTRPPFNSSDGKMDLVEYVSHYIHMMSLHAHNDALMCKVFPFSLGSTALRWFNGLRKGSIRSFSELIQEFGTRFVMCSRVLQPMDALLSIKMRVGETLRSYASRYWELYNEIGRGNEKIAASTFKMGLPEDSELQESLTKRPPEDMRQLMRRIEEYKRLKDDRLQNKGKAPLLSRSLQGIILTRSKKDFRIQESEAQIEGVNVAFKEPVHKILDRIKNESFFRWPNKMGGDPSRRNQNLYCTYHRDKGHTTK; encoded by the coding sequence ATGGATGCCATGAGCCGGGCCTTGCGAGGAGCTGCTCGGTCACCGTTCTCCAGTGAAATTGAACAGACCCTTATGCCGAGTCAATTTACACGGCCACCATTCAATTCCAGTGATGGGAAAATGGATCTTGTGGAGTACGTCAGTCATTATATCCACATGATGTCCTTACATGCACACAATGATGCgctgatgtgtaaggtattccccTTTAGTCTCGGCTCCACGGCCTTGAGATGGTTCAACGGGTTACGAAAAGGTTCCATTCGCAGCTTCTCCGAGCTGATCCAAGAGTTCGGCACTAGATTTGTGATGTGCAGCCGAGTGCTGCAACCGATGGATGCGTTACTTTCCATAAAAATGAGGGTCGgtgaaacccttcggagttatgccagtCGATATTGGGAACTCTACAATGAGATCGGTAGGGGAAATGAGAAGATAGCGGCAAGCACCTTCAAGATGGGGCTTCCCGAGGATTCTGAACTACAAGAGTCGCTGACGAAAAGAcctcccgaggatatgaggcaacttatGAGGCGTATTGAGGAGTATAAGCGTCTCAAAGATGATCGGCTACAGAATAAGGGAAAGGCCCCATTGCTCAGTAGATCTCTACAGGGAATTATTCTGACAAGATCAAAAAAGGATTTCAGGATACAGGAATCAGAAGCGCAAATTGAAGGAGTGAATGTGGCGTTCAAAGAGCCAGTGCACAAAATTCTGGATCGAATTAAGAACGAGTCgttcttcaggtggccgaacaagatggggggtgacccatctcggaggaatCAAAACTTGTACTGCACATACCACAGGGATAAAGGGCACACCACGAAGTAG